In the genome of Pigmentiphaga litoralis, one region contains:
- the htpX gene encoding protease HtpX: protein MKRIVLFIMTNIAVMLVLTATLSILGVGRFMDANGLNIQSLAIFSLVVGFTGAIISLLLSKKMALWSTGARVLDPNAPVNREEIWLLDTVNQLADRAGIGRPTVAIYEGEPNAFATGAFKNEALVAVSTGLLRGMTEEEVSAVLAHEVAHIANGDMVTLTLIQGVVNTFVVFLARVVGYFVDRVLLKNERGGGIGYFATVIVCELAFGIVASIIVAWFSRQREFRADAGSAHLLGSREPMIRALARLGNMAPGELPKNFQASGISSGGAISAIFASHPPIEDRIRALMAAGQRR from the coding sequence ATGAAACGCATTGTGCTTTTCATCATGACCAACATCGCCGTCATGCTCGTGCTGACGGCGACCCTGAGTATTCTCGGTGTCGGCCGCTTCATGGACGCCAACGGATTGAATATTCAGTCTCTGGCCATTTTTTCGCTGGTCGTGGGTTTCACGGGCGCCATCATTTCGCTGCTGTTGAGCAAGAAGATGGCGCTGTGGAGCACGGGCGCCCGCGTGCTGGATCCGAACGCGCCGGTGAATCGCGAAGAGATCTGGCTGCTGGATACCGTCAACCAGCTGGCTGACCGCGCCGGTATCGGCCGCCCGACTGTCGCCATCTACGAAGGCGAACCCAATGCCTTTGCCACGGGCGCCTTCAAGAATGAAGCCCTGGTGGCGGTATCCACCGGCCTGTTGCGCGGCATGACCGAAGAAGAAGTGTCGGCCGTGCTGGCGCACGAAGTCGCGCACATCGCCAACGGCGACATGGTCACGCTGACCCTGATCCAGGGCGTCGTGAACACCTTCGTGGTCTTTCTGGCGCGGGTGGTCGGCTACTTCGTGGACCGTGTGCTGCTCAAGAACGAACGCGGCGGTGGCATCGGCTACTTCGCGACCGTGATCGTCTGTGAACTGGCTTTCGGGATCGTCGCGTCGATCATCGTGGCGTGGTTCTCGCGTCAGCGCGAGTTCCGGGCCGATGCCGGCTCCGCCCACCTGCTGGGCTCGCGTGAACCGATGATCCGGGCCCTGGCCCGCCTTGGCAACATGGCCCCTGGGGAATTGCCCAAGAACTTCCAGGCCTCGGGCATTTCCAGCGGCGGCGCGATCTCGGCTATATTCGCGTCGCATCCGCCGATCGAGGATCGCATCCGCGCCCTGATGGCAGCCGGCCAGCGCCGCTGA
- a CDS encoding DMT family transporter, translating to MLFASLMFAIMSMFVKLVSTEVPLSQIILFRGVPTAIGILGWALWAGKPIIPTTWRSHVMRNIAGVASICLSFYAMSRLPLATAITLNYTSPLFIAAWMMFQGSLREDRLRLFAVALGFVGVIAILRPDVDNAQWLASLLGLLAGGATALAVMQVRSLGRAGEAEWRIVLFFSLSTVLTGGAATAATGWVAPSWSGWALLLGVGLSGLLGQFAMTRAFSQGSAALSAVLQYATIPFSVLLGFLFWNDSPDGFAWFGIVLIAAAGLVSTWRTMAVPAASR from the coding sequence ATGTTGTTCGCCTCCCTGATGTTCGCGATCATGTCCATGTTCGTCAAACTGGTGTCGACCGAAGTTCCGCTGTCCCAGATCATTCTTTTCCGCGGCGTCCCGACCGCCATCGGCATCCTTGGCTGGGCCTTGTGGGCCGGCAAGCCCATCATCCCGACCACCTGGCGGTCCCATGTCATGCGCAATATCGCGGGCGTGGCGTCGATCTGTCTGTCGTTCTACGCCATGTCGCGGCTGCCGCTGGCCACGGCCATCACCCTCAACTACACGTCGCCCTTGTTCATCGCGGCCTGGATGATGTTCCAGGGCAGCCTGCGGGAAGACCGCCTGCGCCTGTTCGCGGTGGCGCTGGGCTTCGTGGGCGTGATCGCGATCCTGCGGCCCGATGTCGACAACGCGCAGTGGCTGGCGTCGCTGCTGGGCCTTTTGGCCGGCGGCGCCACGGCGCTGGCCGTCATGCAGGTGCGCAGCCTGGGCCGCGCGGGCGAAGCCGAATGGCGCATCGTGCTGTTCTTTTCGCTCAGCACGGTGCTGACCGGCGGCGCGGCCACGGCGGCCACCGGCTGGGTGGCGCCGTCCTGGAGCGGCTGGGCGCTGCTGCTGGGCGTGGGCCTGAGCGGCCTGCTCGGACAGTTCGCCATGACCCGGGCGTTCAGCCAGGGCTCGGCCGCGCTGTCGGCCGTGCTGCAATACGCGACCATCCCGTTTTCGGTCTTGCTGGGCTTCCTGTTCTGGAACGACTCACCCGACGGCTTCGCGTGGTTCGGCATTGTCCTGATCGCCGCCGCCGGGCTGGTGTCGACCTGGCGTACGATGGCGGTGCCAGCCGCGTCCCGATAG
- a CDS encoding response regulator — protein MSSRIHVIISGSGNSRRHAWLLGPWRQSLRHRRVAVVSDGCRNCNMALERLHAAIEVVKMAPALTGCPSTARADDSIPGSGARMRCTAALQRGATGMDLAFSLRAPAAACHSRRWDLNQALPRRVLIVDNYVSAAEALAEACSDHHDVRFVGGGSAAMEMALSWRPRVMVLDIDMPAPNGLDVATMIRETSHLDPIMLIAVTGRDAAFDREEALAHGFDSYLTKPVDVDRLLTLIASAE, from the coding sequence GTGTCCTCGCGTATCCACGTCATAATTTCCGGCAGCGGTAATTCGCGCCGCCATGCATGGCTGCTGGGGCCCTGGCGTCAGTCCTTGCGCCACCGCCGTGTTGCGGTTGTGTCCGATGGTTGCCGCAACTGCAATATGGCGCTGGAGCGCCTGCACGCAGCTATCGAAGTGGTTAAGATGGCGCCTGCGTTGACGGGCTGTCCGTCAACGGCTCGCGCTGACGATTCCATTCCGGGTTCGGGGGCGCGAATGCGCTGCACTGCAGCGCTCCAACGCGGTGCGACAGGTATGGATCTTGCATTTTCCTTGCGCGCGCCCGCCGCGGCGTGTCATTCGAGGAGATGGGATTTGAATCAGGCTTTACCCCGCCGTGTGCTGATCGTCGACAATTATGTCAGCGCCGCGGAAGCGCTCGCGGAAGCGTGCAGCGATCATCATGATGTCCGTTTCGTTGGTGGCGGGTCGGCCGCAATGGAAATGGCGCTGTCGTGGCGTCCCCGTGTGATGGTCCTGGATATCGACATGCCGGCGCCGAATGGGCTGGATGTCGCGACCATGATCCGCGAGACGTCTCACCTGGATCCCATCATGCTGATCGCCGTGACCGGCCGTGATGCCGCGTTCGACCGCGAAGAAGCTCTGGCGCACGGGTTTGACAGTTACCTGACCAAACCGGTGGATGTCGACAGGTTGCTGACGCTGATCGCCAGCGCGGAGTAA
- a CDS encoding sulfurtransferase encodes MFTTLISAKELAAHLGQPNWLVIDSRHDLMNPAHGRDSHARSRIPGARFVDLDTQLAGRHTGQNGRHPLPDPDIFRKLVAQLGIGPDTQVIVHDDHTGQSAGRFWWMLRWLGHAGVAVLDGGFKGWEAGGFPVDSSPVESDAVTQGDLATQEQQQMAGSVLGEPTSGGPMPGAGDAAAPQAGAQSFLSAGAARPRLAPTVTTQDMLANLNTRAAKVVDARAGARYRGETEPLDPVAGHIPGALNRPFQENLQPDGTFKPAAVLKQEFAALLGQVPADQVIHQCGSGVSACHNILAMEHAGLNGSALYPGSWSEWCADPGRPVAIGATP; translated from the coding sequence ATGTTCACCACCCTGATTTCCGCAAAGGAACTGGCCGCCCATCTGGGCCAGCCGAACTGGCTTGTCATCGACAGCCGGCACGACCTCATGAATCCGGCCCACGGGCGGGACTCGCATGCCCGCTCGCGCATTCCCGGCGCCCGCTTCGTCGACCTGGACACCCAGTTGGCGGGCCGCCATACCGGCCAGAACGGACGGCACCCCCTGCCCGATCCGGATATCTTTCGCAAACTCGTGGCGCAGTTGGGCATCGGCCCCGACACGCAGGTCATCGTGCACGACGACCACACCGGCCAGTCGGCGGGCCGCTTCTGGTGGATGCTGCGCTGGCTCGGCCACGCAGGGGTGGCAGTGCTGGATGGCGGCTTCAAGGGATGGGAGGCGGGCGGCTTTCCGGTAGACAGCAGTCCGGTCGAAAGCGACGCCGTTACCCAGGGCGACCTGGCCACCCAGGAGCAACAGCAGATGGCGGGCAGCGTCTTGGGGGAACCCACGTCAGGCGGACCCATGCCGGGCGCCGGCGATGCAGCGGCCCCCCAGGCAGGCGCGCAATCCTTCCTGTCGGCGGGCGCTGCACGGCCGCGCCTGGCGCCTACCGTGACCACGCAGGACATGCTGGCCAACCTGAACACGCGCGCCGCCAAGGTCGTCGACGCACGTGCGGGCGCTCGCTATCGCGGCGAGACCGAACCGCTGGACCCGGTGGCGGGCCACATTCCGGGCGCGCTCAACCGCCCCTTCCAGGAAAACCTGCAGCCCGACGGCACCTTCAAGCCGGCCGCTGTCCTGAAACAGGAATTTGCCGCCCTGCTCGGCCAGGTCCCGGCCGACCAAGTGATCCATCAATGCGGGTCGGGCGTATCAGCCTGCCACAACATCCTGGCCATGGAACACGCCGGGCTGAACGGCTCGGCGCTCTACCCGGGCTCGTGGAGCGAGTGGTGCGCCGACCCGGGCCGCCCGGTGGCGATCGGCGCAACGCCCTGA
- a CDS encoding PIN domain-containing protein yields the protein MSSILRPLLLDVADAGFFRPIWSARIGQEWRRNAARIWAVAPEQLDAQWADMTARFPDADPGDLSAYEAGLRYSDEKDWHVIAAGLASRARSTSQMTPEVRVLTWNLKDFNKGELKRQGLTAWDPDRQLSAWLEQSPEPMLPLLMTVRTHALARGRDEPVAQTLKRERLFRCGRLLATMEGVAA from the coding sequence ATGTCGTCCATCTTGCGGCCCTTGTTGCTCGACGTGGCCGACGCCGGTTTCTTCCGCCCGATCTGGAGCGCCCGCATCGGCCAGGAATGGCGGCGCAACGCGGCGCGCATCTGGGCCGTCGCACCCGAACAGCTCGATGCGCAGTGGGCGGACATGACCGCCCGGTTTCCGGATGCCGATCCGGGTGACCTGAGCGCCTACGAGGCGGGCCTGCGCTACAGCGATGAAAAGGACTGGCACGTGATCGCCGCCGGGCTGGCCAGCCGCGCGCGCAGCACCAGTCAGATGACACCTGAAGTCCGGGTGCTGACCTGGAACCTGAAGGACTTCAACAAGGGCGAACTGAAACGCCAGGGGCTGACGGCGTGGGATCCGGACCGTCAGCTGTCGGCCTGGCTCGAGCAGTCGCCCGAACCAATGCTGCCCTTGCTGATGACCGTGCGCACGCACGCGCTGGCGCGGGGGCGCGACGAACCTGTTGCCCAGACCCTGAAACGGGAACGGCTGTTCCGCTGCGGCCGCCTGCTGGCCACGATGGAAGGAGTCGCGGCATGA
- a CDS encoding GGDEF domain-containing protein — MHRHIPPHLPADGAPGSLTLEDWDALARSGLFAGTTAEQRLLVEPFACTRHLAHGAFLLQPGEANSNIYVLVEGQLGAYRDAATQRMLARFVPGDAVGEHALIGQEGGTVYVAAQWPSRLVVLNAAALRAVIDAVPRIAINVLDMLSERLRAMNLRLEPDEQAESMDFMATHDAVTGLHNRRWMSDAFQSEIAQSQQAGQLLHLMLMDIDHFDRFNQALGRNAGDAILRQLADLIRQVLPGIETLVRVSGDRFAALLSDVTLNEAVAACDRLRNHIAGRQFALRGHIATQITVSIGITPAGTDLDTALGNAAIALARAKERGRNLVESLPS; from the coding sequence ATGCACCGTCATATCCCTCCTCACCTGCCCGCCGACGGCGCGCCAGGCAGCCTGACTCTCGAAGACTGGGACGCGCTTGCGCGTTCCGGCCTGTTTGCCGGTACCACCGCCGAACAACGGCTGCTGGTCGAACCGTTCGCATGCACGCGGCACCTTGCCCACGGGGCGTTCCTGCTGCAGCCGGGCGAGGCCAACAGCAATATCTACGTGCTGGTCGAAGGTCAGCTCGGCGCCTATCGCGATGCGGCCACCCAGCGCATGCTGGCGCGGTTCGTTCCGGGCGACGCCGTGGGTGAACACGCCCTGATCGGCCAGGAAGGCGGCACCGTCTATGTGGCGGCGCAGTGGCCGTCGCGGCTGGTCGTGCTGAACGCGGCTGCGCTGCGCGCGGTGATCGACGCCGTGCCGCGTATCGCCATCAATGTGCTGGACATGCTCAGTGAACGCTTGCGGGCCATGAACCTGCGGCTGGAACCCGACGAGCAGGCCGAATCCATGGATTTCATGGCGACCCACGACGCCGTCACCGGGCTGCACAACCGCCGCTGGATGTCGGACGCGTTCCAGTCCGAAATCGCGCAGTCGCAGCAGGCGGGGCAGCTGCTGCACCTGATGCTGATGGACATCGACCACTTCGACCGCTTCAACCAGGCGCTGGGCCGCAATGCGGGTGATGCCATCCTGCGGCAGCTGGCCGACCTGATCCGGCAGGTGTTGCCGGGGATCGAGACACTGGTGCGCGTATCGGGCGACCGTTTCGCGGCGCTGCTGTCCGACGTCACCCTGAATGAAGCGGTGGCGGCGTGCGACCGGCTGCGCAATCACATTGCCGGCCGGCAGTTCGCGCTGCGCGGGCACATCGCCACGCAGATCACCGTGTCGATCGGCATCACGCCGGCCGGCACCGACCTGGATACGGCGCTGGGCAACGCGGCCATTGCCCTGGCGCGGGCCAAGGAACGCGGCCGCAACCTGGTCGAGTCCCTCCCTTCCTAG
- a CDS encoding Na/Pi cotransporter family protein — protein sequence MTILITLLDLAGYVALLLWGVHMVQTGIQRAFGPSLRTALGIALANRFYGFFAGMGVTAILQSSTATGLMVAGFAASGLVGLVPALGAMLGANVGTTLIVQLLSFDISPIAPILVLIGVVMFRRSNASMTRDLGRVMIGLGLLLMSLHLLVGLLEPYRDLPALRTGLRALASQTGLAMVIAAILAWAAHSSVAVVVLVMSLATQGIVPPDTAFALVLGANLGTAINPLLEGSAKDDPVARRLPLGNFVVRGVGAVIVLSLLGVIQPWVSALGGSHARAVANFHTLFNVGLAVLCLPLLTPYAKLLRRWLPANEDLSDPGRPRYLDSAAREVPIVALGHAAREALRMADTLQSMLAFTRDAFTKGDRNRIAEGKRQDDVLDRLNTAIKTYVSALDPDEMTTDDRRRAGEIIAFITNMEHAGDVIEKNLLAQATKRLKRGLRFSPEGQAEMTAMLDRLSTNLQLAASLFMTDDARAARMLAAEKDVFRQMETEATRAHFVRLRAGRIDSSETSGMHLDVLRDLRRVNTHLVAAAAYPVLEHHGELLTTRVRPEEEAPAA from the coding sequence ATGACTATTCTGATTACCTTGCTTGACCTGGCCGGCTATGTCGCGCTGCTGCTGTGGGGCGTCCACATGGTGCAGACCGGCATCCAGCGCGCCTTCGGGCCAAGCCTGCGCACGGCGCTCGGCATTGCGCTGGCCAATCGTTTCTACGGATTTTTCGCGGGCATGGGCGTCACGGCCATCCTGCAGAGCAGCACCGCCACGGGCTTGATGGTGGCGGGCTTTGCGGCGAGCGGGCTGGTCGGTCTGGTGCCGGCGCTGGGCGCCATGCTTGGTGCCAATGTGGGCACGACGCTGATCGTGCAGCTGCTGTCTTTCGATATTTCGCCGATCGCGCCAATCCTGGTGTTGATCGGCGTGGTCATGTTCCGCCGCAGCAATGCCAGCATGACGCGCGACCTGGGCCGCGTGATGATCGGGCTGGGCCTGCTGCTGATGTCGCTGCACCTGCTGGTCGGCCTGCTCGAACCCTATCGTGACCTGCCTGCATTGCGCACCGGCCTGCGTGCCCTGGCGTCGCAGACCGGTCTGGCAATGGTGATCGCGGCCATCCTGGCCTGGGCCGCGCATTCCAGCGTGGCGGTGGTGGTCCTGGTGATGTCACTGGCAACCCAAGGCATCGTGCCGCCCGACACGGCGTTCGCGCTGGTGCTGGGCGCCAACCTGGGCACCGCCATCAACCCGTTGCTGGAAGGGTCGGCCAAAGACGATCCGGTCGCGCGCCGCCTGCCGCTGGGCAATTTTGTGGTGCGCGGCGTGGGCGCCGTCATTGTCCTGTCGCTGCTGGGCGTGATCCAGCCCTGGGTCAGCGCGCTGGGCGGCAGCCACGCGCGTGCGGTCGCCAATTTCCACACCCTGTTCAACGTCGGCCTGGCGGTGCTGTGCCTGCCGCTGCTCACGCCCTACGCCAAGCTGCTGCGGCGCTGGCTGCCGGCGAATGAGGACCTGTCCGACCCCGGGCGGCCGCGCTATCTGGACAGTGCGGCGCGTGAAGTCCCCATCGTGGCGCTGGGCCATGCGGCCCGCGAAGCCCTGCGGATGGCGGACACCTTGCAAAGCATGCTGGCCTTCACCCGCGATGCGTTCACCAAGGGGGACCGCAACCGGATCGCCGAAGGCAAACGCCAGGACGACGTGCTGGACCGGCTCAACACCGCCATCAAGACCTACGTGTCGGCCCTGGACCCGGACGAGATGACGACCGACGATCGGCGGCGCGCGGGCGAGATCATCGCCTTTATCACCAACATGGAACACGCTGGCGATGTGATCGAAAAGAATCTGCTGGCGCAGGCCACCAAACGGCTCAAGCGCGGCCTGCGCTTTTCGCCCGAGGGGCAGGCGGAAATGACGGCCATGCTGGATCGCCTGTCGACCAACCTGCAGTTGGCCGCGTCCCTGTTCATGACGGATGACGCCCGCGCCGCCCGCATGCTCGCGGCGGAAAAGGACGTGTTTCGTCAGATGGAGACCGAGGCGACGCGCGCCCACTTCGTCCGGCTGCGCGCCGGGCGGATCGACAGTTCCGAAACCAGCGGCATGCACCTGGATGTGCTGCGGGACTTGCGCCGGGTCAACACGCACCTGGTAGCCGCGGCGGCCTACCCGGTGCTGGAACATCATGGCGAACTGTTGACGACGCGGGTGCGGCCGGAAGAGGAAGCGCCGGCGGCTTGA
- a CDS encoding LLM class flavin-dependent oxidoreductase, translating into MSLKLSVLDLCPVPSGFTPSDAIANSIALAQAVETFGYHRYWFAEHHNTAMLACSAPELLIARVAAATSTLRVGSGGIMLPNHSPLKVAELFRMLEAMFPTRIDLGLGRAPGTDPITASALRRNAEDSDNFPQQLADLVGYLKDVMPEGHPHARVRAAPMGVACPPIWILGSSTYGAQVAAANGLGFVYAHHIVSEHAQEAMHLYRDRFRASALGQYPKAMLGVSVICAETPEEATRLAATADLTMMRTRSGRRGEPVPSVEEALAYRYSPQEESLRQYNRSRIHIGSPDQLRESLGALAAATHAEELVITSTIHDHAARVRSYALVAEALAD; encoded by the coding sequence ATGTCGCTCAAGCTTTCCGTCCTTGATCTGTGCCCGGTACCGTCGGGTTTCACGCCATCCGATGCCATCGCCAACAGCATTGCGCTGGCCCAGGCGGTCGAAACCTTCGGGTACCACCGCTACTGGTTCGCCGAACATCACAACACGGCCATGCTGGCCTGCTCGGCCCCCGAACTGCTGATTGCCCGTGTGGCCGCCGCCACGTCAACGCTGCGGGTGGGCTCGGGCGGCATCATGCTGCCCAATCACAGCCCGCTCAAGGTGGCCGAACTGTTCCGCATGCTGGAAGCCATGTTCCCCACCCGGATCGATCTGGGCCTGGGCCGTGCGCCGGGCACGGACCCGATTACCGCGAGCGCCTTGCGGCGCAATGCCGAAGACAGCGACAACTTTCCGCAGCAACTGGCCGATCTGGTCGGCTATTTGAAAGACGTGATGCCCGAAGGCCACCCGCACGCCCGCGTGCGCGCCGCGCCGATGGGGGTGGCCTGCCCGCCGATCTGGATCCTGGGGTCAAGCACCTACGGCGCCCAGGTGGCCGCGGCCAATGGCCTGGGCTTCGTGTACGCCCACCACATCGTGTCGGAACACGCACAAGAAGCCATGCATCTGTATCGCGACCGCTTCCGCGCCTCGGCCCTGGGGCAGTATCCCAAGGCCATGCTGGGCGTGTCGGTCATCTGCGCCGAGACACCAGAAGAAGCCACGCGTCTGGCGGCCACGGCCGACCTGACCATGATGCGCACACGCAGCGGCCGCCGCGGCGAACCGGTGCCCAGCGTGGAAGAAGCCCTCGCCTACCGCTACAGCCCGCAGGAAGAAAGCCTGCGCCAGTACAACCGCAGCCGCATCCACATCGGATCGCCCGACCAGCTGCGGGAATCGCTGGGCGCGCTCGCGGCCGCCACCCATGCCGAAGAACTGGTCATCACGTCCACCATCCATGACCACGCGGCCCGGGTGCGCAGTTATGCCCTCGTTGCCGAAGCGCTGGCCGACTGA
- a CDS encoding class I SAM-dependent methyltransferase, with product MTAPSSPHIPSDHDDPNRQPVDDFLALARQALADGTVVTLVLAGYRGEGDLKRVQARAVVLKDAPMLSLLYRHATKDITKNFPVDEGLQTLRTLLGSEFRNAQLTTRTQDIQLAFSKKGKATVRVGKAAQAGGGSADAGSAGDGASAATTGHNREKHRYLDLGRPFLVELGVTDRDHKLVPAMSRKWKQINKFIEVFAAALSASPLGSAATPIRVADFGSGKGYLTFAIHDYLQGVLARPTQVTGVELRQELVDLCNGAIERLGLQGLTFDAGDVRSYAPQPLDVMIALHACDIATDYAIHMGIRAGASVIMCSPCCHKEVRPQLLSPHPLRPILQHGVHLGQEAEMLTDGIRALLLDAAGYDTQVFEFISLEHTNKNKMILAVKRATPKAPEPVLAQIDEIKRFYGIKAQCLETLLKADALV from the coding sequence ATGACCGCACCTTCTTCCCCCCACATCCCCTCTGACCACGACGATCCCAATCGCCAGCCCGTGGATGACTTCCTGGCGCTCGCCCGGCAGGCGCTGGCCGACGGCACCGTGGTGACGCTGGTGCTGGCGGGGTATCGCGGGGAAGGGGACCTGAAGCGGGTGCAGGCGCGCGCGGTCGTGTTGAAAGACGCGCCCATGCTGTCGCTGCTGTACCGGCATGCGACCAAGGACATCACCAAGAATTTCCCGGTCGACGAAGGCCTGCAGACGCTGCGGACCCTGCTGGGCAGTGAGTTTCGCAACGCGCAGCTGACCACGCGCACCCAGGACATCCAGTTGGCGTTCAGCAAGAAGGGCAAGGCCACGGTGCGGGTAGGGAAGGCGGCGCAGGCAGGCGGCGGGTCGGCAGACGCAGGGTCCGCAGGCGACGGCGCGTCAGCCGCCACTACCGGCCACAACCGCGAAAAACATCGGTACCTGGACCTCGGTCGGCCCTTTCTGGTCGAGCTGGGCGTGACGGATCGCGACCACAAGCTGGTGCCGGCCATGTCGCGCAAGTGGAAGCAGATCAACAAGTTCATCGAGGTATTCGCGGCCGCCTTGTCGGCGTCGCCGCTGGGATCGGCAGCCACCCCGATCCGGGTGGCGGACTTCGGGTCGGGCAAGGGCTACCTGACCTTTGCCATCCACGATTATCTTCAAGGCGTGCTAGCCCGGCCGACCCAGGTGACCGGCGTCGAATTGCGCCAGGAACTGGTCGACCTGTGCAATGGCGCCATTGAACGGCTGGGTCTGCAGGGACTGACTTTTGATGCCGGCGACGTGCGCAGCTATGCGCCGCAGCCGCTTGACGTAATGATCGCCCTGCATGCGTGCGACATCGCGACCGATTACGCGATTCACATGGGCATTCGCGCGGGCGCGTCGGTCATCATGTGTTCGCCGTGTTGCCACAAGGAAGTGCGCCCGCAGCTGCTCAGCCCGCATCCGCTGCGGCCTATCCTGCAGCACGGCGTGCATCTTGGGCAGGAAGCCGAGATGCTGACGGACGGCATCCGCGCGTTGCTGCTGGACGCGGCAGGCTACGATACCCAGGTGTTCGAGTTCATCTCGCTGGAACATACCAACAAGAACAAGATGATCCTGGCCGTGAAACGTGCAACGCCCAAGGCGCCCGAGCCGGTGCTGGCGCAGATCGACGAGATCAAGCGCTTCTACGGCATCAAGGCGCAGTGCCTGGAAACCCTGTTGAAAGCCGACGCCCTGGTCTGA
- a CDS encoding ZIP family metal transporter, with amino-acid sequence MTLVYIVLATLVSGVVSALVAGWLGFRYFSRYLHEMVSFSVGVLLSVALLHTLPEAFESEADTRTLFALLLGGLLIFFMLEKVALLRHNHHHEHDGHHHPAGHDAHEAGRGGMAVLVGDGLHNFCDGILVAAAFLADPKLGVLTALSIAAHEVPQELGDFIILVNAGLTRKRALLFNVLSSMMAILGGVLGYFLLEGSQALLPYVLVVAASSFIYIAVADLMPQMQKRTSLRDSLPQFVLVGAGVAIVYTLTVVFHAH; translated from the coding sequence ATGACCCTAGTCTATATCGTACTGGCGACCCTGGTCAGTGGCGTGGTGTCGGCCCTGGTGGCCGGCTGGCTGGGCTTTCGCTACTTTTCGCGCTACCTGCACGAAATGGTCAGTTTTTCGGTGGGCGTCCTGTTGTCGGTGGCGCTGCTGCATACCTTGCCCGAAGCGTTCGAGTCCGAAGCCGATACGCGCACCCTGTTTGCCCTGTTGCTGGGCGGACTGCTGATCTTTTTCATGCTGGAAAAGGTGGCGCTGCTGCGGCACAACCACCATCACGAGCATGACGGGCATCACCACCCGGCCGGGCATGATGCCCACGAAGCCGGCCGCGGTGGCATGGCCGTGCTGGTGGGGGACGGCCTGCACAACTTCTGCGACGGCATCCTGGTCGCCGCGGCCTTTCTGGCCGACCCGAAGCTGGGCGTGCTGACAGCCCTGTCGATCGCCGCGCATGAAGTGCCGCAGGAACTGGGCGATTTCATCATCCTGGTGAACGCCGGGCTGACGCGCAAACGCGCGCTGCTGTTCAACGTGCTGTCCAGCATGATGGCGATCCTGGGTGGCGTGCTGGGCTACTTCCTGCTGGAAGGCTCGCAAGCGCTGCTGCCTTATGTGCTGGTGGTGGCCGCCAGCAGCTTCATCTACATTGCCGTGGCCGACCTGATGCCGCAGATGCAGAAGCGGACTAGCCTGCGCGACAGCCTGCCGCAGTTCGTGCTGGTCGGGGCGGGCGTGGCCATTGTGTATACCCTGACGGTAGTGTTTCACGCGCATTGA
- a CDS encoding 3-hydroxybutyrate dehydrogenase — MQLQGKVAIVTGGASGIGKDIAIGLSKAGAAVAIADINLAAAQAVAAELEAAGGKAMGVAIDVTDEAAVEAGTQQVVDAYGSIDILISNAGIQVVAPIHEFAYADWKKVMAIHVDGAFLTTKAALKHMYKDDRGGIVIYTGSVHSHLASPLKSAYVTAKHGLLGLNRVLAKEGAPHNVRSHVVCPGFVRTPLVDKQIPEQAASLGISEAEVISKVMLGNTVDGEFTTLQDVTDTVLFLATFPSAAFTGQSFVVSHGWYMH; from the coding sequence ATGCAGCTCCAGGGAAAAGTCGCCATCGTGACCGGCGGCGCCAGCGGTATCGGCAAAGACATCGCGATCGGCCTGAGCAAGGCAGGCGCGGCGGTCGCCATCGCCGACATCAATCTTGCGGCGGCGCAGGCCGTGGCAGCGGAACTGGAAGCCGCGGGCGGCAAGGCCATGGGCGTCGCCATTGACGTGACGGATGAAGCGGCGGTGGAAGCCGGCACGCAGCAGGTGGTCGACGCCTATGGCAGCATCGACATCCTGATCTCGAATGCCGGGATCCAGGTGGTGGCTCCCATCCACGAATTCGCCTACGCGGACTGGAAAAAAGTCATGGCCATCCATGTCGACGGCGCGTTCCTGACAACCAAGGCCGCCCTCAAGCACATGTACAAAGACGACCGGGGCGGCATCGTGATCTACACCGGCTCGGTCCATTCGCACCTGGCCTCGCCGCTCAAGTCGGCCTACGTGACCGCCAAGCATGGCCTGCTGGGCCTGAACCGCGTGCTGGCCAAGGAAGGCGCCCCGCACAACGTGCGTTCCCACGTGGTGTGTCCGGGTTTCGTGCGTACGCCATTGGTGGACAAACAGATTCCCGAACAGGCGGCCAGCCTGGGCATCAGCGAAGCCGAAGTGATCAGCAAGGTCATGCTGGGCAACACGGTCGACGGCGAATTCACGACCCTGCAGGACGTGACGGACACGGTGCTGTTCCTGGCCACCTTCCCGTCCGCTGCGTTTACCGGGCAATCGTTCGTCGTCAGCCACGGCTGGTACATGCATTGA